Genomic DNA from Longimicrobiales bacterium:
CAACCCGACTAGTAACTCTCTGACTTTCCGACGCTCTCATCATCCTCACACTGGACCCGTGGGCCCCTTTGTCTTTCATCCACCGCCACACCCATCTCCTCTTCATACGACAAGACACCTGGAGGATGACCGGATGCTGACGCGGGACGATCCCCCATCTACTGGGAGCTGGACACTGCGTAGCCCTATCAAGATAGGGAAGTCATGGTGCCCGGAAAGGATTTTTCTTCGACTCAGCCCCAAACGTCAAAAAAGTCGACCGATCCGGATCCGGCCCCGGCACCCTTCCGTGTCAGATATCCAGTGAGCAAAGACCGGCACTCCTCGATAATTACTTCGCGTGAAAGGCGATCTCCGACCGCGTGAAACTCAGTGTCGACCACACCCAACACAGCCCTAAGTCCCAGTCGGACAGCTTGTTGAGGATTGTCATGATCGATCTCTTCGACTTTTTGTATCAAGAGTTCACCCAGCCCCACCAGGAGTTCGGACTGAAAGTGCTCGAAGGCGCGCCCCTGAGCGCTTCCTGCCCGATCGAGCGCCTTCAGGTAAGCAGAGCGCGATCTCTGGGCATCGATAAGCAGGCCGACCGCTCCCTCGACAATCTCTGAGAGGTCGAAACCACTCCAGTCCCGCGAGGTGATCGCCTGATTCCAACGCTCGAGCGCTTCGGTCCACACACGCTCGCCCAGGTAGTCCAGTAGATCATCCTTTCCTTTGAAACGGGCATAGAAGGATCCAACGGAAGAGTCAGCCTTTGCGACGACCTTGTGGACCGTGAGGCCATCGGGACCC
This window encodes:
- a CDS encoding TetR/AcrR family transcriptional regulator — protein: MLNAPRPARINLPKQSRSQRTLERIVAASLELLATEGPDGLTVHKVVAKADSSVGSFYARFKGKDDLLDYLGERVWTEALERWNQAITSRDWSGFDLSEIVEGAVGLLIDAQRSRSAYLKALDRAGSAQGRAFEHFQSELLVGLGELLIQKVEEIDHDNPQQAVRLGLRAVLGVVDTEFHAVGDRLSREVIIEECRSLLTGYLTRKGAGAGSGSVDFFDVWG